A single window of Nocardia higoensis DNA harbors:
- a CDS encoding ESX secretion-associated protein EspG — protein MTTPSKKYLWTASGEQFAAAWFGTGIDRMPFPLRFTSRFESTREYRSYQRKVREVLNRPENEPIRRAILTLSESPWRVELFGHDNRRAGAEIRAVGGVTGGKDAVVAVQDAETGAVRLRRCPATRLTTELVALLPDRAPGTTAERAFLLDDLAVERRDSFRADARRAHAEEYHRFWNQPHQSRGAVTVLRGLGAQSPRITAVRWIDTLEGRYLETLANRALMIRPAAPGDMVRHLAGVLARATSENFERPMR, from the coding sequence ATGACCACGCCGTCGAAGAAGTACCTGTGGACCGCCAGCGGTGAACAATTCGCCGCGGCGTGGTTCGGCACCGGGATCGACCGCATGCCTTTCCCTTTGCGGTTCACCAGTCGTTTCGAGAGCACCCGCGAGTATCGCTCGTATCAGCGGAAGGTGCGCGAGGTGCTGAACCGTCCGGAGAACGAGCCGATCCGGCGAGCGATTCTCACGCTGTCCGAATCGCCCTGGCGCGTCGAGCTGTTCGGTCACGACAACCGGCGGGCCGGTGCCGAGATCCGTGCGGTCGGCGGGGTCACGGGCGGGAAGGACGCGGTGGTGGCGGTGCAGGACGCCGAGACCGGCGCGGTCCGGTTACGGCGTTGCCCGGCGACCCGACTGACGACCGAACTCGTTGCCCTGCTCCCGGACCGAGCACCGGGTACCACCGCCGAACGCGCTTTCCTCCTCGACGATCTCGCCGTCGAACGCCGCGATTCGTTCCGAGCGGACGCGCGCCGGGCGCATGCCGAGGAGTACCACCGCTTCTGGAATCAGCCACACCAGAGCCGAGGCGCGGTCACCGTCCTCCGTGGCCTCGGCGCGCAGTCACCTCGGATCACCGCCGTGCGCTGGATCGACACTCTCGAGGGCCGCTACCTCGAGACCCTCGCCAATCGCGCGCTGATGATCCGCCCGGCGGCCCCTGGCGACATGGTTCGCCACCTCGCCGGGGTGCTGGCCCGCGCCACGTCGGAGAACTTCGAGCGGCCGATGCGATGA
- a CDS encoding class II fumarate hydratase, translating into MTEETQYRIEHDTMGEVRVPAQALWRAQTQRAVENFPISGRGLERAQIRALGLLKAACAKVNRDLGLLAPEKAEAIIAAADEIADGKHDDQFPIDVFQTGSGTSSNMNANEVIASLAAANGVAVHPNDDVNMSQSSNDTFPTATHLAATEGVITELVPALEHLRLALLDKSVQWRTVVKSGRTHLMDAVPITLGQEFGGYTRQIAAGIERLMATLPRLGELPIGGTAVGTGLNAPNGFGSKVVTELVRSTGIDALSEAADHFEAQAARDGLVELSGALRTVAVSLTKIANDIRWMGSGPLTGLAELQLPDLQPGSSIMPGKVNPVLPEAVTQVAAQVIGNDATVAFAGASGAFELNVYIPVMARNVLESIRLLANVSRLFADKCVHGLVADVDRLRTLAESSPSIVTPLNSAIGYEEAAAVAKEALKEKKTIRRTVIDRGLIGDELSEAELDRRLDVLSMTRIDEIG; encoded by the coding sequence ATGACCGAGGAGACGCAGTACCGCATCGAACACGACACCATGGGCGAGGTACGGGTCCCGGCGCAGGCGCTCTGGCGTGCGCAGACCCAGCGGGCCGTGGAGAACTTCCCGATCAGCGGCCGAGGTCTCGAGCGTGCGCAGATCCGCGCGCTCGGCCTGCTCAAAGCCGCCTGCGCGAAGGTGAACCGGGATCTCGGCCTGCTCGCGCCGGAGAAGGCCGAGGCCATCATCGCCGCGGCGGACGAGATCGCCGACGGCAAGCACGACGACCAGTTCCCGATCGACGTGTTCCAGACCGGTTCGGGCACCAGCTCGAACATGAACGCCAACGAGGTGATCGCCTCCCTCGCCGCCGCCAACGGCGTCGCGGTGCACCCCAACGACGACGTGAACATGTCGCAGTCCTCCAACGACACCTTCCCCACCGCCACTCATCTCGCGGCGACCGAGGGCGTGATCACCGAACTGGTCCCGGCGCTGGAGCATCTGCGGCTCGCGCTGCTGGACAAGTCGGTCCAGTGGCGCACCGTCGTCAAGTCGGGCCGCACCCATCTGATGGACGCGGTGCCGATCACCCTCGGCCAGGAGTTCGGCGGCTACACCCGCCAGATCGCGGCGGGCATCGAACGACTGATGGCGACCCTGCCCCGGCTCGGCGAACTGCCCATCGGCGGCACCGCGGTCGGCACCGGGCTCAACGCGCCCAACGGATTCGGCAGCAAGGTCGTCACCGAACTGGTGCGCTCGACCGGCATCGACGCGCTCAGCGAGGCCGCCGACCACTTCGAAGCGCAGGCCGCGCGCGACGGGCTCGTCGAGCTCTCCGGCGCGCTGCGCACCGTCGCGGTCAGCCTCACCAAGATCGCCAACGACATCCGCTGGATGGGCTCGGGCCCGCTCACCGGGCTGGCCGAGCTCCAGCTGCCCGATCTGCAGCCCGGCAGCTCGATCATGCCGGGCAAGGTCAATCCCGTGCTGCCCGAAGCGGTGACCCAGGTCGCCGCCCAGGTGATCGGCAACGACGCGACCGTGGCGTTCGCGGGTGCGAGCGGCGCGTTCGAACTCAACGTCTACATCCCGGTGATGGCGCGCAACGTGCTCGAGTCGATCCGGCTGCTGGCCAACGTCTCCCGGTTGTTCGCCGACAAGTGCGTGCACGGCCTGGTCGCCGATGTCGACCGGCTGCGCACGCTGGCGGAGTCCTCGCCGTCGATCGTGACGCCGCTGAACTCCGCGATCGGCTACGAAGAGGCGGCGGCCGTCGCCAAGGAAGCGTTGAAGGAGAAGAAGACGATCCGTCGGACGGTGATCGACCGCGGACTGATCGGTGACGAGCTCAGCGAGGCGGAGTTGGATCGGCGGCTGGACGTGCTGTCGATGACGAGGATCGACGAGATCGGGTAA
- the glpX gene encoding class II fructose-bisphosphatase, with the protein MTASSPASRRREAPDRNLALELVRVTEAGAMAAGRWVGRGDKEGGDGAAVDAMRQLVSSVSMNGIVVIGEGEKDEAPMLYNGESVGDGTGPDVDFAVDPIDGTTLMSKGSPGSISVLAVAERGAMFDPSAVFYMHKIAVGPEAADVIDITAPIGENVRKVAKAKHLSVSDVTVCILDRPRHAELIQQVRDAGARIRLISDGDVAGAIAAARPESGTDLLVGIGGTPEGIIAAAALRCMGGALQGMLAPKDDDERQKAVDAGHDLDRVLRTEDLVSGDNVFFCATGVTDGDLLRGVRYFPGGASTQSIVMRSKSGTVRIIDAYHRLTKLREYSSVDFHGDEDAVPPMP; encoded by the coding sequence ATGACGGCATCTTCGCCCGCATCCCGCCGCCGCGAGGCTCCGGACCGCAACCTGGCGCTCGAGCTCGTCCGAGTCACGGAGGCGGGCGCAATGGCCGCCGGTCGCTGGGTCGGCCGTGGCGACAAGGAGGGTGGCGACGGCGCCGCCGTCGACGCGATGCGTCAGCTGGTGAGCTCGGTATCCATGAACGGCATCGTGGTGATCGGTGAGGGCGAGAAGGACGAAGCGCCCATGCTGTACAACGGCGAGTCCGTGGGTGACGGCACCGGTCCCGACGTGGACTTCGCGGTGGACCCGATCGACGGCACCACCTTGATGTCGAAGGGCTCGCCCGGCTCCATCTCGGTGCTCGCGGTCGCCGAACGCGGCGCGATGTTCGACCCCTCGGCGGTGTTCTACATGCACAAGATCGCCGTGGGACCCGAGGCCGCCGACGTGATCGACATCACGGCCCCGATCGGCGAGAACGTCCGCAAGGTCGCCAAGGCGAAGCATCTATCGGTCTCCGACGTGACCGTGTGCATCCTCGACCGGCCCCGGCACGCCGAGCTGATCCAGCAGGTCCGGGACGCGGGCGCGCGCATCCGGCTGATCTCCGACGGTGACGTGGCGGGCGCGATCGCCGCGGCCCGCCCGGAATCCGGCACCGACCTGCTCGTCGGCATCGGCGGCACTCCCGAGGGCATCATCGCCGCGGCCGCGCTGCGCTGCATGGGCGGCGCGCTGCAGGGCATGCTCGCTCCCAAGGACGACGACGAACGGCAGAAGGCCGTCGACGCCGGCCACGACCTCGACCGTGTGCTCCGCACCGAGGACCTGGTCTCCGGCGACAACGTCTTCTTCTGCGCGACCGGCGTCACCGACGGCGACCTGCTGCGCGGCGTGCGCTACTTCCCCGGCGGCGCGTCCACCCAGTCGATCGTGATGCGCTCGAAGTCCGGCACCGTTCGCATCATCGACGCCTACCACCGTCTGACCAAGCTGCGCGAGTACTCCTCGGTCGACTTCCACGGCGACGAGGACGCGGTGCCGCCGATGCCCTGA